The genomic stretch GTGCGTGCCCACGCGGGCCTCGACATCGGAGCGCGCACGCCTCAGGAGATCGCCCTGTCCCTCCTGGCCGAGATAGTGCGCGACCTGCGCCACGGGACGCTCCCCGCCCCCGCGGTTGGCATCGAGGACTCCCGGACCACGGGCGGGCCGGTCGCCGTCGTGTTGTCGGCCTCGGCGCCGCGGCGGGCCGTTGACCCGGTCTGCGGCATGACGGTCTTCGTCGACGACGACAGCCCGCACGCCGTCGTGAACGGGCAGGACTACTGGTTCTGCCGCGTCGGGTGCCGGGACAGCTTCGTGGCGGCGGCCTAGCCGATGGCTGTCAGCGCCGGCGGGCCGGTGAGCGGGCCCGGTGTTGTCGTCGCGGGCACGGCCGTGAGCGAGCCCGGGGATGTCGTCGCGCGGCTTGACGCCGTCGACTACCTGGTTGATGACGGGCTGGCCATGGCGATCTTCCTGGCGATCCGGCTCGGCAAGCCGCTGCTGCTGGAGGGGGAGCCCGGCGTCGGCAAGACCGCCGCCGCCAAGGCCTTGTCGCTCGCGCTCGGGACCCCGCTGATCCGGCTGCAGTGCTATGAGGGCCTGACCGCCGGCGAGGCCCTCTACGAGTGGAACTATCAGCGGCAGCTGCTGGCCATCAGGCTCGCCGAGGCCCGGCACGAGAAGCTCACCGACGCCGACCTGTTCACGGCCGAGTTCCTTCAGGAGCGTCCGATCCTCCAAGCCGTACGCCATCCCGGCCCCACCCCGCCCGTCCTGCTGATCGACGAGATCGACCGGGCCGACGACGAGTTCGAGGCGCTGCTGTTCGAGTTCCTGGGTGAGGCCGCCATCACCGTTCCCGAACTGGGCACCTTCACCGCCCCGCAACCGCCGATCGTGGTGCTCACCTCGAACCGCAGCCGCGACCTGCACGACGCCCTGCGCCGGCGCTGCCTGTACCACTGGATCGAGTTCCCGGCCCCGGCCCGCGCCGCCGAGATCGTCCGGCGGGCCGTGCCGGGCGCCACGGAGCCGCTGATCCGCAGCGCCACCGAGTTCATCGGACGCGTACGTGGTCTGGAGC from Paractinoplanes brasiliensis encodes the following:
- a CDS encoding AAA family ATPase; translation: MAVSAGGPVSGPGVVVAGTAVSEPGDVVARLDAVDYLVDDGLAMAIFLAIRLGKPLLLEGEPGVGKTAAAKALSLALGTPLIRLQCYEGLTAGEALYEWNYQRQLLAIRLAEARHEKLTDADLFTAEFLQERPILQAVRHPGPTPPVLLIDEIDRADDEFEALLFEFLGEAAITVPELGTFTAPQPPIVVLTSNRSRDLHDALRRRCLYHWIEFPAPARAAEIVRRAVPGATEPLIRSATEFIGRVRGLELDKAPGLAETIDWVSALSALGVAGLTDAAVAGTLGTIAKTPDDRTAMALVVSEEAS